TAGGTTTGGGAATGATGGGTAAAGTGCACTTTGACACTTACAACAAATTAAAAGGTGTAAAAGTGGTGGCAGTGTGTGATGCAGATGAAAGGAAACGAAAAGGGAACATAGGTCCCTTTGGAACTCTTGACCTGAGCAAAGTAAAAGTATATTCCCGAATAGAAGAAATCCTCAACGACCCTCAGGTTGATGTAT
This is a stretch of genomic DNA from Candidatus Hydrogenedens sp.. It encodes these proteins:
- a CDS encoding Gfo/Idh/MocA family oxidoreductase, coding for MAIQVGIVGLGMMGKVHFDTYNKLKGVKVVAVCDADERKRKGNIGPFGTLDLSKVKVYSRIEEILNDPQVDV